Proteins encoded by one window of Arachis hypogaea cultivar Tifrunner chromosome 1, arahy.Tifrunner.gnm2.J5K5, whole genome shotgun sequence:
- the LOC140183735 gene encoding F-box/kelch-repeat protein At3g06240-like: MTKFQLPLPIIPDELLQEIFLRSSAKAVGRCMCLNKFWHRQLRQPETCIQHMRRQKVLDQHVLFHVGYSLLLMGSDSLYIENAASGEEVHVQQPFGVGIHGWFRIVGVSNGNICFKFSREQDDTRLLVWNPTTQCSREIFDPHRDHGRSYFPVYGFGHVPNSDAYTIIHICKRDIADAYIFFSRYCSRRSTWFHCVDCLPGVEKIDPNSVFNNGHAYWITGTGDSYATPKSVLCYSVEDESFSEVSIPVGAIYTVHNLLTHKEKVALLAHTYNEFGYVAAIWHLNEDAGGNRILEQYCRFASRSIRENLILFVDDNLLLLVNNSKERELLVNYRYIELVLTEYDIEHGTRNLLVRRAWRYPETPHPITVRSTLKYFAGMFPV, encoded by the coding sequence ATGACTAAATTCCAACTTCCCTTGCCGATTATTCCGGATGAACTGCTACAAGAAATCTTCCTGCGAAGTAGTGCCAAAGCTGTAGGGAGATGTATGTGCTTGAATAAATTCTGGCATCGACAGCTACGCCAACCAGAGACATGCATACAACACATGCGAAGGCAGAAAGTGTTAGATCAACATGTTTTGTTTCATGTTGGATACTCACTACTGTTAATGGGTTCAGATTCACTATATATAGAGAATGCTGCTTCTGGAGAAGAAGTGCATGTTCAGCAACCTTTCGGAGTTGGCATCCATGGGTGGTTTCGTATTGTGGGAGTGTCAAATGGGAACATATGTTTCAAGTTCTCCCGTGAACAAGACGACACAAGACTTTTGGTATGGAATCCGACAACACAATGCTCTAGAGAAATTTTCGACCCCCACAGGGACCACGGTAGATCGTATTTCCCAGTATATGGTTTTGGTCATGTACCAAACTCAGATGCATACACAATCATACATATTTGCAAAAGGGACATAGCTGATGCCTACATTTTTTTCTCTAGATATTGTTCAAGGCGTTCTACATGGTTTCACTGCGTTGATTGTCTCCCTGGTGTAGAAAAAATTGACCCTAACTCTGTTTTTAATAATGGTCATGCGTATTGGATAACTGGTACAGGAGATAGCTATGCTACACCCAAGTCTGTTTTATGTTACAGTGTTGAAGATGAATCATTTAGCGAGGTGTCTATCCCAGTAGGTGCAATATATACCGTTCACAATTTACTAACCCACAAAGAAAAAGTTGCACTCCTCGCTCATACATACAATGAATTTGGTTATGTCGCAGCAATTTGGCACTTGAATGAAGACGCCGGTGGAAACAGAATATTAGAGCAATACTGCAGGTTTGCAAGTCGAAGCATCAGAGAAAATCTAATACTATTCGTGGATGATAACCTACTTTTGTTGGTGAACAATTCAAAGGAAAGAGAGTTACTCGTCAATTACAGGTACATAGAGCTTGTGTTGACAGAATATGACATAGAACATGGCACTAGAAATCTATTGGTGAGGAGAGCATGGAGATACCCAGAAACGCCACACCCGATCACAGTAAGGTCTACACTCAAGTATTTTGCAGGGATGTTTCCTGTCTAG
- the LOC112750804 gene encoding uncharacterized protein encodes METRRKPSTMAIECLEMFHGIDRTAFRMLTQVLYREVKQSLMVMAFLLSLETMRLNGILQTAIKNESWFMNSLADECVICLQCLLSQEFSGVVEKSRKLETLGHVLKTELTLYQVHRMRSVLLTLFPDTLSTICARILGDITMDAVWLEYQRTPKELLGFNTQDQCISVAPEALSRHNNGRGLHMQQGGRQTEQDKGKQKYVCKELDDAERPKTLTVCFGRESMPTAEGIAEFFCNMFGHVVQRVTVMPRRDKESGDFAFVLFNDASIPRIIIGDKNVVHHTIQSMKCWIRWWTGTHYRCVN; translated from the coding sequence ATGGAAACTAGAAGGAAGCCCTCAACCATGGCAATCGAATGTTTGGAAATGTTCCATGGAATCGATCGAACTGCATTCAGGATGTTGACGCAAGTCCTTTACCGTGAAGTTAAACAGTCTCTGATGGTCATGGCATTTCTACTGTCACTGGAGACAATGAGACTGAATGGTATTCTACAAACAGCCATAAAAAATGAAAGCTGGTTTATGAACAGTCTTGCCGATGAATGTGTCATCTGTTTGCAATGCCTACTATCTCAGGAGTTCTCTGGGGTTGTGGAGAAGTCCAGAAAACTCGAAACCCTCGGACACGTGCTAAAAACTGAGCTCACGTTATACCAGGTTCATAGGATGAGATCTGTCCTCCTAACTCTATTTCCCGATACCCTATCAACCATTTGCGCTAGAATTCTAGGCGACATAACGATGGATGCGGTGTGGTTGGAGTACCAGAGGACTCCTAAAGAACTACTAGGTTTCAACACACAGGACCAGTGCATATCGGTTGCACCAGAGGCATTGAGTAGACATAACAATGGCCGAGGATTGCATATGCAACAAGGAGGAAGGCAAACTGAGCAAGATAAGGGAAAGCAGAAGTACGTCTGCAAGGAGTTGGATGACGCGGAACGTCCAAAGACACTGACCGTATGCTTCGGTCGAGAGTCCATGCCCACTGCAGAGGGCATTGCTGAGTTTTTCTGCAACATGTTTGGTCATGTGGTTCAAAGGGTGACAGTCATGCCTCGGAGGGACAAAGAATCGGGTGATTTTGCTTTCGTTCTTTTCAACGACGCATCAATCCCGCGCATTATcattggggacaaaaatgtcGTTCATCATACCATACAAAGCATGAAATGTTGGATCAGATGGTGGACAGGAACACATTATCGCTGTGTGAATTAG